From the genome of Clostridium sp. BNL1100, one region includes:
- the rpoN gene encoding RNA polymerase factor sigma-54 has protein sequence MNIEINLNQKMSLSPQMQQSMEILQMSTQDLMDYVKQLAVDNPVVEIEDQPYENDRYEVLRRKLEWLDSVTQEYRVYNHDFEDDEDNKDVAHYVPSDDEDLYHHLQSQLNLMKEPQKIYKAVQYMIGCIDGNGYLQEKIDDIVKTINIDKSTVEKGLHKLQSMEPAGVGARNLKECLLLQLERLNQNDPIVITLVNSYLELLGKNQLDLIAKRLDVSIDKVKDAYKVIKKLNPRPGMGFGARKDIHYQTPDLIIVKFSDYYEVLLNNFSAPHISISSYYRNVLVQNPSDEVKNYISEKIKEADWAIKCISQRNNTLLNVTRMIVDQQRGFFDKGASYLIPMNQKSIADKLEIHESTVSRAIRGKYLQCSWGVYGLDYFFTNGLSLGCDSQIVPDAIKSDIKKIITGEDRKKPYSDQKIAEILNQKGISIARRTITKYREDMDIPKAAMRKEY, from the coding sequence ATGAATATTGAAATAAATTTAAATCAGAAAATGTCTCTATCTCCGCAGATGCAGCAATCTATGGAGATTCTCCAGATGAGTACACAGGATTTGATGGATTATGTTAAACAATTAGCTGTGGACAACCCGGTGGTAGAGATTGAAGACCAACCTTATGAAAATGACAGATATGAGGTACTTAGGAGAAAACTGGAATGGCTTGACTCTGTAACCCAAGAATATAGAGTTTACAACCATGACTTTGAAGATGATGAAGACAATAAAGATGTGGCGCATTATGTACCAAGTGATGATGAGGATTTATATCATCATTTGCAATCACAATTAAACTTAATGAAAGAACCTCAGAAAATCTATAAAGCAGTGCAATATATGATAGGCTGTATTGATGGAAACGGGTATCTTCAAGAAAAAATAGATGATATTGTAAAGACAATTAACATTGACAAAAGTACAGTAGAAAAGGGCTTACACAAGCTCCAATCAATGGAGCCGGCCGGTGTAGGGGCAAGAAACTTAAAAGAATGTCTTCTGCTTCAATTAGAGAGACTTAATCAAAATGATCCAATTGTTATTACACTCGTAAACAGTTATCTTGAATTACTTGGAAAAAATCAGCTTGATCTCATTGCTAAGAGATTGGATGTTTCAATAGATAAAGTTAAGGATGCATACAAAGTTATTAAAAAGTTGAATCCCAGGCCGGGAATGGGATTTGGAGCCAGAAAAGATATTCATTATCAAACACCGGATTTGATAATTGTAAAATTCAGCGATTACTATGAGGTACTTTTAAATAATTTTTCAGCTCCTCATATTTCAATTAGCAGCTACTATCGGAACGTCCTTGTACAAAATCCTTCCGATGAGGTTAAGAATTATATTTCAGAAAAAATAAAAGAAGCTGATTGGGCTATTAAATGTATATCACAGAGAAATAATACATTGTTAAACGTCACAAGAATGATTGTGGATCAACAAAGGGGCTTTTTTGACAAGGGTGCAAGTTATCTTATACCTATGAATCAGAAAAGTATAGCAGATAAGCTGGAAATACACGAGTCCACTGTGAGCCGTGCCATAAGAGGAAAATATCTTCAATGTTCATGGGGGGTATACGGTCTTGATTACTTCTTTACAAACGGACTTTCTCTTGGTTGTGATTCTCAAATTGTTCCGGATGCTATAAAATCAGATATTAAGAAGATAATTACAGGAGAGGACAGAAAGAAACCTTATAGTGATCAGAAAATTGCAGAAATACTAAACCAAAAAGGAATAAGTATAGCAAGAAGAACGATAACAAAGTATAGAGAGGATATGGATATTCCGAAGGCAGCGATGAGAAAGGAATACTAA
- a CDS encoding GNAT family N-acetyltransferase, with product MDYTIRPIRVEDAPYINEMYTMDGVRENLLGLFSERIDQTEEFIKSLGQNQYHMVAETDENGVKKVVGTVALIVSQTPRTRHTASVGIMVHKDYQGKGIGTALLEKILDLADNWLMLVRVELTVFVENETAVGLYKTHGFQIEGTKKYMAVRNGKYADEYLMARYRNLN from the coding sequence ATGGATTATACTATAAGGCCTATACGTGTTGAGGATGCACCGTACATAAATGAGATGTACACAATGGATGGGGTAAGAGAAAATCTTCTAGGGTTATTCAGTGAAAGAATAGATCAAACAGAAGAGTTTATAAAGTCCCTTGGCCAAAATCAATATCATATGGTAGCTGAGACAGATGAAAATGGGGTAAAAAAAGTAGTAGGTACGGTTGCACTGATTGTAAGCCAAACTCCAAGAACCAGGCATACTGCATCTGTAGGAATAATGGTACATAAAGATTATCAGGGAAAGGGAATAGGAACAGCATTATTAGAGAAAATTCTGGATTTGGCAGATAACTGGCTTATGCTTGTACGTGTAGAATTAACTGTATTTGTAGAAAATGAAACAGCTGTAGGCCTGTACAAGACACATGGTTTTCAGATAGAAGGCACAAAAAAGTATATGGCCGTAAGAAACGGTAAATATGCTGACGAATATTTAATGGCAAGGTACAGAAACCTTAATTAA
- a CDS encoding ATP-dependent DNA helicase has product MGKPEIKISIRNLVELVLRSGDIDNRLVSSGRMLEGTKVHQKIQKQGGESYNKEVSLVHNFDTEDFIFRLEGRADGIIAEPGGVVIDEIKSTTRPLEFIDEDFSLLHWAQAKCYAFIYAIQNELDSIYVQLTYFHIETEEIKKIRKQFSFEELKLFIEELLGKYVIWASISDSWNKRRDTSIKILEFPFKDYRKGQRELAVAVYKTIMQGKKLFAQAPTGIGKTISTLFPAVKALGEQHISKIFYLTAKTITRQVAEEAFSKMRECGLVFRTITLTAKDKICFNKEGSCNPDFCEYAKGHYNRVNNALEDVLKNSENLSRDVIEEYSHKHTVCPFEFSLDLSLWADCIICDYNYAFDPRVYLKRFFLNNTGDYAFLVDEAHNLVDRAREMFSAQILKSGYLEAKKLMKSRVPRVARILNKINSYMVALRKQCKDEGFIVSKTELTDLYRLLNSFISEAEEWILKNQNSNIDGFDQLLETYFNSIAFTRMADFYDERYVTFIETKSNDVRVKLFCLDPSFLLADAVKRGKAAVFFSATLTPLNYFMDVLGGDKEDYNINLVSPFTKENLCLIVNDNISTRYKNRDKSYDKIVDIIWSTINKKIGNYVVFFPSYKYMNEVYTRFTEQYPETDTIIQETSMTEEERESFLNRFQSGTGKSLVSFGVLGGIFSEGIDLKGDRLIGAIIVGVGLPQVSPEQDIIMNYYQNKNQMGFENAYMYPGMNKVLQAAGRVIRSERDVGTVILLDERFSNGSYRRLFPRHWEHALRVQDTVQLGKLLEYFWIDKNIE; this is encoded by the coding sequence ATGGGCAAACCCGAGATAAAAATTTCAATCAGAAACCTTGTTGAACTGGTGTTGAGGTCCGGAGATATTGATAACAGGCTTGTTTCCTCGGGCAGAATGCTGGAAGGTACAAAAGTACACCAGAAAATACAAAAACAGGGTGGGGAATCATATAACAAAGAGGTTTCTCTTGTCCATAATTTTGACACAGAAGACTTTATATTCAGACTTGAGGGCCGTGCTGATGGTATAATAGCTGAACCGGGCGGAGTTGTAATAGATGAAATAAAATCCACAACACGTCCCCTTGAATTCATAGATGAAGATTTCAGTCTTCTGCATTGGGCACAGGCAAAGTGCTATGCTTTTATTTATGCGATTCAGAATGAACTTGACAGTATATATGTACAATTAACATATTTTCACATAGAAACTGAGGAAATTAAAAAAATCAGGAAACAGTTTTCATTTGAAGAACTGAAGCTTTTTATTGAAGAATTGCTGGGAAAATATGTGATTTGGGCCAGCATATCAGATTCATGGAATAAAAGAAGAGATACTTCTATAAAAATCCTCGAATTTCCCTTTAAAGACTACAGAAAAGGGCAGCGTGAGCTTGCAGTTGCAGTATATAAAACCATAATGCAGGGCAAAAAACTATTTGCCCAGGCCCCTACAGGTATTGGGAAAACCATATCAACGCTGTTTCCTGCAGTTAAAGCTTTAGGCGAACAACACATTTCAAAAATATTTTATCTCACTGCAAAAACCATTACAAGGCAGGTGGCTGAAGAGGCATTTTCAAAAATGAGAGAGTGCGGTTTGGTATTTAGAACCATAACACTTACGGCAAAGGATAAAATATGTTTCAACAAAGAAGGAAGCTGCAATCCCGATTTTTGTGAATATGCAAAAGGCCATTACAACCGGGTTAACAATGCACTGGAAGATGTGCTGAAAAATTCTGAAAACCTGTCCAGAGATGTAATAGAAGAATATTCGCATAAACATACTGTATGTCCCTTTGAATTCAGCCTTGATCTTTCATTGTGGGCGGATTGCATTATTTGTGACTATAATTACGCATTTGACCCAAGAGTATATCTAAAAAGATTTTTTCTCAACAATACGGGAGATTATGCTTTTTTGGTTGATGAGGCTCATAATTTGGTGGACAGAGCTAGAGAAATGTTTTCCGCTCAAATACTCAAATCAGGGTATCTTGAAGCAAAAAAGCTTATGAAGTCAAGAGTTCCTAGGGTTGCAAGAATATTGAACAAGATAAATTCCTATATGGTGGCTCTCCGTAAACAATGCAAGGATGAAGGTTTTATCGTTAGTAAAACAGAACTAACTGACCTATACAGATTGTTAAATAGTTTTATATCAGAAGCAGAGGAATGGATACTAAAGAATCAAAATAGCAATATAGATGGCTTTGACCAGCTTCTGGAGACTTATTTCAATTCAATAGCTTTTACCAGAATGGCTGATTTTTACGATGAAAGATACGTTACATTTATAGAAACAAAATCAAATGATGTCAGAGTAAAGCTTTTCTGTCTGGACCCTTCTTTTTTGCTTGCAGATGCCGTAAAAAGAGGCAAAGCAGCTGTGTTTTTCTCTGCAACCCTTACACCCCTTAACTATTTTATGGATGTATTGGGCGGGGACAAAGAGGATTATAACATAAATCTTGTTTCACCTTTTACTAAAGAAAATCTTTGTCTTATTGTTAATGATAATATTTCTACAAGATACAAAAACCGTGATAAAAGTTATGATAAAATAGTAGACATAATATGGTCTACTATAAACAAAAAGATAGGGAATTATGTAGTATTTTTTCCTTCATATAAATACATGAACGAGGTTTATACAAGGTTTACAGAGCAATATCCTGAAACCGATACAATAATACAGGAAACCTCCATGACAGAAGAAGAAAGGGAGAGCTTTCTAAACAGGTTCCAATCCGGTACGGGAAAGAGCCTTGTTTCATTTGGAGTTCTGGGAGGAATTTTTTCAGAGGGTATTGATTTGAAGGGAGACAGGCTTATAGGGGCTATAATAGTAGGGGTAGGACTTCCACAGGTTAGTCCCGAACAAGATATAATCATGAATTATTATCAAAACAAAAACCAAATGGGCTTTGAAAACGCATATATGTATCCGGGAATGAACAAAGTACTACAGGCTGCAGGAAGGGTAATCCGTTCAGAACGAGATGTTGGAACAGTGATACTTCTTGACGAAAGATTTTCCAATGGTAGCTACAGGCGACTATTTCCGAGACACTGGGAACATGCTTTGCGTGTGCAGGATACGGTACAGCTTGGAAAATTGTTGGAGTATTTCTGGATTGATAAAAATATTGAATAG
- a CDS encoding ATP-dependent helicase: MTQSEIDREYNKSTDIAIEDEFKYLSLEQREAVLTVKGPVLLIAGPGSGKTTVIVNRVYNLIKSGINPKSILTLTFNKAAQLEMERRFRKYYGSRIKEKVQFATLHSFCNRVVRDYEIMKGQSLRRIEGTDEDINKKMLLKDMYHSIYSAKINDDELDNLINEISYIKNKMIKNANDSFFSSKKFTKVYKTYEEYKKKNLMIDFDDMLTYAYSILSRYPQVLKEYKKQYKYIQVDEGQDLSNIQFAILKLLAGPDGNIFIVADDDQSIYRFRGAEPQYILDISHEFNNLRLFRLENNYRSSSNIVDLTSKFIMKNDKRYLKSHKTNNKRADDPMILRAESESEQQDILLKKIEELLKEKKPKSIGVLYRNNLSSILISDKLQRNGISFRIRQNRLFYFKHWLVQEVCAFLLFALDGCDTESFTKICFRMNRFISKTMLECALQGEGSENVIDRIINSHDLKPFQLTAMRELKGEFASLARKNPWLALEYIKNNFRYLESIKDYSAISGQSFDYLNRLYGILHGISIDCPTISSFLMRLHELEQIFQDGGYKHDSEKNEITLSTLHSSKGLEYDNVFMIDLINSEIPGDKVLENSEKIVLEEERRLFYVGMTRARKKLYLLYSGTENNEIVLPSVFVNEVVQLLQKDIIVNIGEGKFVSHAKFGRGVVVSIEQDPLADKNIIEIKFFKVGCRKFDLQLCLNNKLLKFE, encoded by the coding sequence ATGACACAATCTGAAATAGACAGGGAATATAATAAATCAACAGATATAGCGATTGAAGATGAATTTAAATATTTAAGTCTCGAACAAAGAGAAGCGGTACTTACTGTTAAAGGGCCTGTATTACTTATTGCCGGTCCCGGTAGTGGAAAAACAACTGTAATTGTAAACCGTGTTTATAATTTAATTAAATCAGGTATTAATCCAAAAAGTATTCTGACACTTACCTTTAATAAGGCCGCCCAGCTTGAAATGGAAAGGCGTTTTAGAAAATACTATGGAAGTAGGATAAAAGAAAAAGTACAATTTGCGACTCTTCACAGCTTCTGCAATAGAGTAGTTAGAGACTATGAGATAATGAAAGGGCAGAGCTTAAGGCGTATTGAGGGTACAGATGAAGATATAAATAAGAAAATGCTATTAAAGGACATGTATCACAGCATATACAGTGCAAAAATAAATGATGATGAGCTTGATAACCTTATAAACGAAATAAGCTATATAAAGAATAAGATGATAAAAAATGCCAATGACAGCTTTTTCAGCTCAAAGAAATTCACAAAGGTTTATAAAACCTATGAAGAATACAAGAAAAAAAATCTTATGATTGACTTTGACGATATGCTTACATATGCCTACAGTATTCTTTCAAGATATCCGCAAGTTTTAAAAGAATATAAAAAACAATATAAATATATACAAGTGGATGAAGGCCAGGATTTATCAAATATACAGTTTGCCATTCTCAAGCTGTTGGCAGGGCCGGACGGGAATATATTTATAGTGGCTGACGATGACCAATCTATTTACCGTTTCAGGGGTGCTGAACCCCAGTATATTCTGGATATAAGCCATGAATTTAATAACCTCAGGCTTTTCAGACTTGAAAATAACTACAGGTCTTCCAGTAATATTGTAGACCTTACCAGTAAATTCATAATGAAAAATGATAAAAGGTATTTGAAATCACACAAAACCAATAATAAAAGAGCAGACGACCCAATGATTCTCAGAGCTGAAAGTGAGAGCGAGCAGCAGGATATCTTACTAAAAAAGATAGAAGAGTTGCTTAAGGAAAAGAAGCCAAAAAGCATCGGGGTATTGTATAGAAATAACCTCTCATCAATTCTTATTTCGGATAAATTGCAAAGGAACGGAATATCATTCAGAATCAGGCAGAACAGATTGTTTTATTTCAAACACTGGCTTGTACAGGAGGTATGTGCCTTTTTATTATTCGCACTAGATGGCTGTGATACAGAATCATTTACAAAAATATGCTTCAGAATGAATAGATTTATATCAAAAACCATGCTGGAATGTGCCTTACAGGGTGAAGGAAGTGAAAATGTTATTGACAGAATAATAAATAGTCATGACCTTAAACCTTTTCAGCTTACTGCAATGAGGGAATTAAAAGGAGAATTCGCTTCGTTAGCAAGGAAGAATCCTTGGTTGGCATTGGAGTATATAAAAAATAACTTCAGATATCTGGAAAGTATTAAAGATTACAGTGCCATATCCGGTCAGTCCTTCGATTACCTGAACAGGTTGTATGGGATTTTACATGGAATATCAATTGATTGTCCTACTATTTCTTCATTTCTTATGCGGTTGCATGAGTTGGAACAAATATTTCAGGATGGAGGATATAAGCACGACAGTGAAAAGAATGAAATAACTCTGAGCACGCTGCACTCTTCAAAAGGACTTGAATATGACAATGTATTTATGATAGACCTCATAAACAGCGAGATTCCGGGAGACAAGGTTCTTGAAAACTCTGAAAAAATCGTACTCGAAGAAGAACGGAGACTTTTTTATGTTGGAATGACAAGAGCAAGAAAAAAACTTTACCTCCTCTATTCCGGAACTGAAAATAATGAAATAGTTTTACCATCTGTTTTTGTAAATGAGGTTGTACAACTTTTGCAAAAGGACATAATAGTTAATATAGGTGAAGGGAAATTTGTCAGCCATGCTAAATTCGGCAGAGGAGTAGTAGTTTCAATAGAGCAGGACCCTTTAGCCGATAAAAATATCATCGAAATAAAGTTTTTTAAGGTGGGATGCAGAAAATTTGATTTACAGCTTTGCCTTAACAATAAACTTCTAAAATTTGAATAA
- a CDS encoding YqeG family HAD IIIA-type phosphatase — protein sequence MIEKYYPDLYFNSIRHIDINILKERGIKGVILDIDNTLVPMHTKDADENAISWVAELQKIGFKVCILSNASLKRVTRFNKEMSVTAIHRAYKPAGKAFLNAADKMGLEPEKVAVIGDQIFTDIYGGNKVNMLTVLVKPIDKKEILYVRLKRHIEKRILNRFSNVQTSRLEVRNEWKKKRLQIEKSRLK from the coding sequence ATGATTGAAAAATATTATCCTGACTTATATTTTAATAGTATAAGACATATTGATATAAATATACTTAAAGAAAGAGGCATCAAGGGAGTTATACTTGATATAGATAATACCCTTGTACCTATGCATACAAAGGATGCTGACGAAAATGCAATAAGTTGGGTCGCTGAACTGCAAAAAATAGGATTTAAGGTTTGCATACTTTCAAACGCTTCACTTAAAAGGGTAACAAGGTTCAACAAAGAAATGTCGGTAACGGCAATACACAGAGCATATAAACCCGCAGGAAAAGCATTTCTCAATGCTGCTGATAAAATGGGTCTGGAACCGGAAAAGGTAGCGGTTATCGGTGACCAGATATTTACCGATATATATGGGGGAAATAAAGTAAATATGCTTACAGTACTTGTAAAGCCTATAGATAAAAAAGAAATTTTGTATGTAAGGTTAAAAAGGCATATTGAAAAAAGAATCTTAAATCGTTTTAGTAATGTACAAACGTCTAGACTGGAAGTAAGAAATGAATGGAAAAAGAAAAGGCTTCAAATAGAAAAAAGCCGGTTAAAATGA
- the aroE gene encoding shikimate dehydrogenase, with translation MNLVEIVNGKTQLYGVLGNPIEHTKSPFIHNTLFKKFGVNAVYLPVLVENGKLEQVMDGLKGINFLGFNVTVPYKKDVIKYLDEVSAEGMLMGAINTVKKQNGRFIGTNTDAEGFVRDFCDGFETTFKGKRVMLLGAGGTSRAIAVKLATEGIEHLTIVNRTEANAKSISDLVNSNFGNIVNTMLPEKDKLDKELENNQIVINTTPAGMSTYLDSTPFDIDFNFNGTQLVYDVLYVPKKTRFLIQAENAGCKIRNGFGMLINQGVSSFEIWTGMQVERKQTNELLKIIENIEGF, from the coding sequence ATGAACTTGGTTGAAATTGTTAACGGAAAAACACAGTTGTATGGTGTGCTCGGTAATCCAATTGAGCATACAAAGTCACCTTTTATTCATAATACACTATTTAAAAAATTTGGAGTAAATGCTGTATATTTACCTGTACTTGTTGAAAACGGAAAGTTGGAACAGGTCATGGATGGATTAAAAGGTATAAACTTTTTAGGTTTTAACGTAACTGTCCCATATAAAAAAGACGTTATAAAATACCTGGATGAGGTTTCAGCAGAGGGTATGCTTATGGGCGCAATTAATACCGTAAAAAAGCAAAATGGAAGGTTCATAGGAACTAATACAGATGCTGAAGGTTTTGTCAGGGACTTTTGCGATGGTTTTGAAACCACATTTAAAGGTAAGAGAGTAATGCTACTGGGAGCTGGAGGAACGTCAAGGGCTATTGCTGTTAAGCTTGCAACCGAGGGTATAGAGCATCTTACAATAGTAAACAGGACAGAAGCCAACGCAAAAAGCATTTCTGATCTTGTAAACAGCAATTTCGGAAACATTGTTAATACAATGCTCCCGGAGAAAGACAAACTTGATAAAGAACTTGAAAATAACCAGATTGTTATAAATACAACACCTGCCGGCATGAGTACATACCTTGATTCAACTCCATTTGATATTGATTTCAACTTTAACGGAACTCAGCTGGTATATGATGTACTATATGTCCCTAAGAAAACAAGATTTCTAATACAGGCAGAAAATGCGGGATGCAAAATAAGAAACGGATTTGGTATGTTGATAAATCAAGGGGTTTCATCCTTTGAGATTTGGACGGGTATGCAGGTGGAAAGAAAACAAACCAACGAACTTTTAAAAATTATAGAAAATATAGAGGGATTTTGA
- a CDS encoding late competence development ComFB family protein — MVTLKNYMEEVVFNLIDGVLDDINMCKCELCVKDIAALALNSLPPKYIASEKGELYSKVNSLRNQFEVDVISAITKAAVLVKEAPRHK; from the coding sequence ATGGTAACGTTGAAAAATTATATGGAAGAAGTTGTATTCAATCTGATAGACGGCGTCCTGGACGATATTAACATGTGCAAATGTGAATTGTGCGTTAAGGATATAGCTGCTCTTGCTCTTAACAGCCTTCCTCCGAAATACATTGCCTCTGAAAAAGGTGAGCTGTATTCAAAAGTAAACAGTTTAAGAAACCAATTTGAGGTAGATGTCATTTCAGCTATTACAAAAGCAGCAGTTCTTGTTAAAGAAGCACCCAGACACAAATAA
- a CDS encoding DedA family protein has protein sequence MTTIIHNILMPLIDIIEGMGIWGIGLWMLFESSCIPLPSEIILPFGGMMASQGSITLLEANIAAAVGSLIGSMIAYFVGSYGGRPFILKYGKYFFVSEKNFYKAEEVFKKRGMLAVCLGRLLPVIRTFISLPAGIAKINKFKFIIFSTIGMLPWNFTLIYLGFVFGKDYETKIRPYFKGFENIVIALILICIVLFVIYKIISSRRESNKSMGNK, from the coding sequence ATGACTACTATTATTCATAATATTTTAATGCCTTTAATAGATATTATTGAAGGTATGGGAATCTGGGGAATTGGGCTTTGGATGCTCTTTGAAAGCAGTTGTATTCCTCTTCCCAGTGAAATTATACTGCCATTTGGAGGAATGATGGCTTCTCAGGGCAGCATTACCCTGCTGGAAGCAAATATCGCTGCGGCTGTGGGTAGTCTTATTGGTTCTATGATTGCATATTTTGTTGGTTCTTATGGCGGCAGGCCTTTTATACTGAAATACGGAAAGTACTTTTTTGTATCGGAAAAGAATTTTTATAAAGCGGAAGAGGTATTTAAAAAAAGAGGTATGCTGGCTGTATGTCTCGGAAGACTTCTTCCTGTAATCAGAACATTTATTTCTTTACCTGCAGGAATTGCTAAAATAAATAAATTTAAGTTTATTATTTTCTCAACAATCGGGATGCTTCCATGGAATTTTACTCTGATTTATCTTGGTTTTGTGTTCGGGAAGGATTATGAGACTAAAATCAGGCCGTATTTTAAGGGTTTTGAAAATATAGTAATAGCACTGATTTTAATCTGCATAGTCCTATTTGTAATTTACAAGATTATTTCCTCCCGTAGAGAAAGCAATAAATCTATGGGAAATAAATAG
- a CDS encoding LCP family protein, translated as MNTRKFTYIITIVVGLFLFGMGTVFLYYANSVTGATGNNAIPAILQGLNATTNKEPMNFFLLVGDKSSGNTDSMLVANYNPEKNQISIVTIPRDTKVKLKNNILPKINAAYAAGGRNHEGARYASEIVSNLTGININYYVHINISAIKKITDMLGGVYFDVPVDMKYDDPTQNLHINLKKGSQLLDGDKVEQLLRFRKPNGERYTQELKEFYDGSDIKRTEMQMKFIKEFIKQKLKVQNIPKLNPVLNYAFENIITNMTLSDALKMSSGLISISPDNFNSFRLDGEDKVINKGWYYVYNGNLINIESKESLPAAEIVENYFYSANGIATPSGELYVPDESNDDEDEVKAPPAVKKKPVIKKQNPSNTDTDTKGTSKG; from the coding sequence ATGAACACTAGAAAATTTACTTATATAATTACTATAGTAGTAGGCTTGTTTCTTTTTGGTATGGGAACAGTTTTTCTTTACTATGCAAACAGCGTTACAGGAGCAACCGGTAACAATGCTATTCCTGCGATACTTCAAGGACTTAACGCCACTACCAATAAAGAACCTATGAATTTCTTCCTGCTTGTTGGTGACAAGTCAAGCGGTAATACGGATTCAATGCTGGTAGCAAATTATAATCCCGAAAAAAACCAGATAAGTATCGTTACAATACCGAGAGATACTAAGGTTAAACTAAAAAACAATATACTTCCAAAAATCAATGCAGCATATGCAGCAGGAGGAAGAAACCACGAAGGTGCAAGATATGCTTCCGAGATTGTAAGTAACTTAACCGGAATCAATATCAACTATTATGTTCATATCAATATTTCCGCAATCAAAAAGATTACAGATATGCTTGGGGGAGTTTATTTTGACGTTCCAGTTGATATGAAGTATGATGATCCAACCCAAAATCTTCATATAAATTTGAAAAAAGGCTCTCAGTTGCTGGACGGTGACAAGGTTGAACAATTACTCCGTTTCAGGAAACCGAACGGTGAACGTTACACACAAGAGTTAAAAGAATTTTATGACGGCAGTGATATAAAGAGAACTGAAATGCAGATGAAGTTTATAAAGGAATTTATAAAACAAAAGCTAAAGGTACAAAATATTCCAAAGCTAAATCCCGTGCTTAATTATGCCTTTGAAAATATTATAACCAATATGACTTTGTCAGATGCATTAAAGATGTCCTCCGGGCTCATAAGTATTTCGCCTGATAACTTTAATTCTTTCCGTCTTGACGGTGAAGACAAGGTTATAAATAAAGGATGGTACTACGTATACAACGGTAATTTAATCAATATTGAGTCAAAAGAATCTCTTCCTGCGGCTGAGATAGTTGAAAATTATTTTTATTCCGCCAATGGAATTGCAACGCCATCAGGTGAACTTTATGTTCCTGATGAAAGTAACGATGATGAGGATGAGGTAAAGGCTCCTCCAGCTGTGAAAAAAAAGCCTGTTATTAAGAAACAAAATCCCTCAAATACTGATACTGACACTAAAGGAACATCAAAGGGATAA